The following is a genomic window from Amycolatopsis sp. BJA-103.
GGCGAGGACTTCGACAGCTATCGATCGAACGCCATGCTGCGCTCGGCGGTTGAGCGTCAGTTCGAGATCATCGGTGAGGCGCTGAACCAGCTGTCCAAGTTGGATAGCGGTCTTGCGGCGCAAGTGCCCGACCTCGGGCGTATCGTCGCATTTCGCAATATCCTCATCCATGGATACGCGACGGTTGACGACGCCTTGGTGTGGCAGGTACTCACTGAGAGGCTTCCTGGCTTGATCGACGTTCTGCGGCGGTTGCAGGATGCGTAGGTCCGAACGATGCACCGCCCCCTCGTGACGGCGGCCTGCTCCGGCTGACACACGAAGAAATCGGGGGCTGTGTTGGAAACGAACGAAGCCAAGCGGATCGAGGCGACGAACGCCGAGCGCTACGCGATGTCCGGTCAGTACGGGTGGGAGTTCAGCCCGGACGCGCCGAACCTCCTGGAACGCTGGACGGTGCTGCCGTTCAACCAGCGCGGGGACAAGCGGATCGCGTTCGGCGCGCTGAGCGGTGCCTACCAAGGGCTGCGGTTCAACGTTTTCGACTACCACCGCCGCCCGACGGTCACGAGCGTGCACACCCGGTGGACGAACAAGAAGGTCAACGAACTCGACACGCTCTCGATCGACTCGGTCTGGGTGATCACCCTGCCCGCGCCGATGCCGAACTTCCAGATCGTGTCGAGTATCGAATCCGCTTGGGACGTCGAGCAGTACCCCGAGCCCGCCACGGCGGACCGGAAGTTCAACCGCTGGTACAAGCTGATCGACACGGATCCGAATGTCGCGGTCCAGGTGCTCACGCCGCAGGTCGCCGGCCTGATGCGGTCGTCGAAGCTGCACACGTGGTCGCTGGTGGGGGCGGAACTGGTCTATGTCGAGAATCCGACGTTCGGCCGGACCAAACCGGATGAGGTGCTCGCGACGCTGGGCAGGCTCGCGCAGCTGGTTTCGGTGCTGCCGTTCCACCTCGGTGGCGGGCAGCCCGCCGCGCCACCTCCGCAGCAGCCCCAGTATCCGCAGCAGCCGTATCCACCGCAGAATCCCGGTCACCCGCAGCAATATCCGCCTCCGCCGCAGTACGGCCAGCAGCCGTACCAGCCCGGATATCCGCCGCCCCAGTACCCACAGCCGCAGTACCCGCCGCCCCACTATCCGCAACCGCAGTACCCGCAGCCCGGGTATCCACCGCAGCAGTATCCGCCGCCCGGGCCGTACGGACCGCCGCCGGGATACCCGCCGCGCGGCTACTGACGGGCCTTCGCGCTTTCCGTCCACACTGGACTCTCGGTGAAGTGGTTGTCGAATTTTTCCTGGCTGTCCAAGAGATCTTGGACGGTCGCCTCGCCGTGTCCGACCTTCTCCAGAAGCCGGAAGTAGTCGAACCGTTCCACGCCGGGGACGAACACGATCAGCACGTCCGCCGAGGAGTCCACAGCCGCGCGGAAAGCGTGCGTGGTCAGCGGTGGGACGACGAGCATGTCGCCCTCGGAAACAGTGACGATCTCTTCTCCCACAAGGACTTCCAGCTTTCCGCCGAGCATGAAGAACATCTCGGACGAGCCGGTGTGGTAGTGCGGCGCCGCTCCATCTGCGCCGACGCCTAGTTGTGTTCTCGCACTGCTCATCACTCCGCCTGTGGTCGAGACGTCGGCGAGCAGCGTGACGAGTGTGGGGGCCGCGCCGACGGTCTCGGCTTCGCCGGCGCGGACGAGGACGGGTTCGCGGGTTTCGATGCGCTGAGTCATCCCTGGATAGTTCCACTGCTGATAGTTCGCTGTCAAACTATCTCCCGTCGAATAGACTGCGCCCGTGAACGAAGAGCGAAACGCCGACGCGATCGACGCGGTGGTCGGCGCCTGGCGGCGCGAGCGACCGGAACTGGACTTGACCGCGATCGGGGTCGCCGGGCGGCTCGGCCGCGCGGTACTGCTGACCACGCCGATGGTGGAGGCCGTGTTCGCGAAACACGGCTTGAAGCAGGGGGAGTTCGACGTGCTCGCGGCGCTCAGGCGGTCGGGGAAGCCGTACACGCTCATCCCGTCCGAGCTGTCCGCGACGCTGATGATGTCCAGGGCCGGGATGACCAGCCGGATCGACCGGCTCGAGTCGGCGGGGCTGGTCGAGCGCGCGCTCGACCCCGAGGACCGGCGCAGTTTCCGGGTCACGCTGACCGAGCGCGGGTTCGAGGTCGTCGACGCCGCGATGACCGAGCACACCGCGAACGTCGCGAAGCTGCTTTCGCCGCTGGGCGAGGATCTCGACGTCCTGGATGCCTCGTTGCGGCGGCTGCTGAACTCCCTTGAGTGACGAAGGGGCCCTTCGCCGCATCGCATGCGGTGAAGGGCCCCTTCAGCTCTTCGGGTGGGTCAGCAGGACAGGTTGCCACCGGGGTTGACGCCGAGGATCCCGGTGAACTGCTGGTACTTGCTCACGCGACTCTGGACCTGGCCGGGGTTACCGCCGTTGCACTCGAGGCTCCCGTTGATGCTGCGGATGGTCTCGCCGAAGCCGCGGCTGTTGACCATCGCGTCGTGCGGGGTCATCGTGCCGGGTCCGTTCTGCGTCATCCAGTACCAGATGCCGGTCTTCCAGGCGACCGCCGCGTCGTTCTGCACCAGCCACGGGTTGGTCAACAGCGGCAGGCCCAGCGCGTCGCCGGCGGCCTTGTAGTTGAAGTTCCAGCTCAGCTGGATCGGGCCGCGGCCGTAGTACGCGGCGTTGCCCGCCGGGCAGCCGTAGGACTGGCTCGTGTCGCAGTAGTGCGGGTAGTTGGCCTGGTTCTGCTCGACGACGTGGACCAGGCCGCCGGTCTCGTGGCTGACGTTCGCCAGGAAGGCCGCCGCCTCCTGCTTCTTGACGGTATCGCTGCCGGTGCCCGCGAAGGCCGGGTACGCGCTGAGGGCGGTGACCAGGCCGTTGTAGGTGTAGAAGGAGTTCCGGCTCGGGAACATCTGGTTGAACTGGGCTTCGCTGACCACGAAACCGGACGGGTGCTGCCCGCCGCCGCCACAGGTGCCCTGATCGGCCCATACCTGCGCCGTACCTGGGGTTTCGTTCTGCGTCCACCACTTCGCGGACCAGTTGTGCCCGTTGTGGGAGGCGGTGTTGCCACCCCAGTAGACCGAGCTCGCGTTCCACGGTGCCACGCAGTCCGCGGCGGAGGCGGACTGGGCCGGGACGACCACGGCGACCGTGGTGGCGGCGAAGGTGGCGGCGACCGCCGCGAGAATGCGTCGAAGAGACATCGGTGGCTCCTTCGTACGAGGGGACCATGCAGGGAGATTGGTCTATACCTTTTAAGGGGTATGGCCAACAGGTATAGACCATTGCGGACAAGAAACCAACCGATGAAAGTCGGATAGTCCCTGTTCGGCCCTGTGGCGACATCCGAACGGCCTAACCCTGTCCGGTTTTGTCAGAAACCGTTTCGGGGCATGGCAACTCTGAGACGAGGGGTGCTCGAAAGATCCCCCCTGTGAGGGGCTAGTCTCGTGCCCCGAGTTGATCAGAACCCACAGGTCTTGACACGCTCGGTAGTTTTTTGACCAGCAACCTGGAAATGCTCACTCTTTCGGGTTAGCGTTCCGGTTCAGCAAAGTCACGTCACGGGAGGCACTCCGGTGCGGAACCCAGTTCATCTCCTGATGCGGTCGGCCCTGGCCTCGGCCAGGGTGGCGGCGGTCATCGCGGTCCCGGCCGCGCTGCTCGTCGCGGGCGCTGTGCCAGCGTCGGCCGCTGAGTCGACGTCGCGCTCGGAGATGGCGTTCGGTCTCTTGGGCCCGGTCGGCCTGATCGCCGTCGCGCTCGGCATCGTCGGCATGGCGTTCGGGGTGTTCCGGCAGCGCCGGAAGGCTCGCGCCGCGGCCAATGCCGCCCCCGTTCCCGTCCAGCCCACCGGCCCGGGTGTCGCCGCGATGGCCGAGGCCGTCCTCGCCGAGCGCGATGCCCTCGCCCGCCCGCAGCGTCCCTGACCTGCTTCTTCTCGTTTGCGGATCGCGTTTAGCCCGCTAAAGGCGAGTCCGCCCGCGGGTGCGCCACCGGCTCCCGGATCGCGTTTAACCCGCTAAACGCAGGTCGGCGCGGAGCCCGGTAGATCGCGTTTAGCCCGCTAAAGGCGACGCGTTGGATTTGTTGAGTAGGGGCACCTAGTCCGGCCCGGATTGTTTAGGCGCTCGCTGATCGCCACGCTCGGGTGCATGACGGTGACGCGGCGTCGCAGCCGGCCCGGTGACCCCTTTCCGCGTGCCTTGGACCGGGCGATCACCGACAGCGGCCTTGGACTCGACCGGATCCGGCACCGGCTCGCCCAGCAGGGCGTCAAGGTCAGTGTCGCGACCCTGAGCTACTGGCGGACAGGAAGAAGCCGCCCCGAGCGGTGCGACTCCCTGAAGGCGGTCGCGCTGCTGGAGCGGCTTTTCGAACTTCCGCACGGTTCTTTGCTGAACCGGCTGGGACCGCGTCGCCCCAGGGGGCGGTGGGGCGACGCGGGGGCCGGGTCAGACTCCGGAGTTGGTGCGGATCCAGCTGCGGAAGTAGGGGACGTCCACGTAGATCGACGGCCCGGTCGCGCAGGTGCTGCTGTTGTTCCCGGCGCGGCTCGTGGCGCCGACCAGCTGCCAGACACCGTTGACCTGCTTCACCTGCGGGCCGCCAGAGTCGCCGTAGCAGGCGCCCTTGTTCCCGCCGGGGTTGTTGGTGCAGATCTCGCTCGCGCCGCTGATCCCGAGACAACGGTTGTCGGCGACGATCGAGGTGTCCAGCTGCTGCAGGGTGACCGGGGCACCACAGCCGCCCTGCGGGGCGCAGGTCTGGCCCCAGCCGATGATCCGCGTCGCGGTGCCGACGGCCCCGGACGCGTCAGCGATCGTGACCGGCGCCTGCGAAACCGCCGTCGAGAGACGCAGCAGCGCCAGGTCGGCGCTCGGGTGGGCGATCCGCTGGGCCACGCGGGCCACGGTGCCGCCGCTGGTGCGGTTCGTGGTTCCGACCCGCACCTGGTACGGCGTTCCGCAGTGCTTCGCGGTGACCACCCAGGTCGAGCTGATCAATGACCCACCACACTGATGCCCGCCGCCGCTCGACTGCTGGGACACCATGAACGAATAGACCTGCGTCGCGTTGCCGCCGCCGACGATGTTCGGCTGGACGCCGCCGGTGGGCTCGGCCGCCGTCGCGACGCCGGGGAGGGTGAACACGGCCGCAGCCGCGATGGCCAAGCCCATCAGCAGGGATCGTGCCTTCATCTGGGTTCTCCTTCGGTGTGGCCGGAAGATCCGGTGCCATGAACGCTAGGAATCGGACACCGCGCCCAGAACCGTCGGAAGTATGTGGCGTTTAACCGTTTAGACCTTTCGGCCGGGGCGAGGCCGGATGACCCGCCGCGGCGTGGCCTGAGAGAATCCGGGCGTGTCCGACGAACTGAAGCGCCCGCGGGTGCTCTCCGGGATCCAGCCGACCGCCGACTCGTTCCACCTGGGCAACTACCTGGGTGCGCTGCGGCAATGGGTGCGGCTGCAGGACACCCACGACACCTTCTACATGGTCGTCGACCTGCACGCGATCACCGTCGAGCAGGACCCGAAGGTGCTGCGGGACCGCACGCGCCGCTCGGCCGCGCAGCTGCTCGCGCTCGGCGTCGATCCGGCCCGCAGCGCGCTGTTCGTCCAGAGCCAGGTGCCCGAGCACGCCCAGCTGAGCTGGGTGCTGGAGTGCCAGACCGGGTTCGGCGAGGCGAGCCGGATGACGCAGTTCAAGGACAAGGCCGCGAAACAGGGCACGGATCGCGCCAGCGTCGGCCTGTTCACCTACCCGGTCCTGCAGGCCGCGGACATCCTGCTGTACCAGGCGAACGAGGTCCCCGTCGGCGAGGACCAGCGGCAGCACCTGGAGCTGACGCGCAACCTCGCGCAGCGGTTCAACAACCGCTACGGCAAGACGTTCACCGTGCCGGAGCCGCATATCGTCAAGGACACGGCGAAGATCTACGACCTGCAGGAGCCGACCGCGAAGATGAGCAAGTCCTCGTCGACCGGCAACGGCCTCATCGAGCTGCTCGAAGACCCGAAGAAGTCGGCGAAGAAGGTCCGCTCGGCGGTCACCGACACCGGCCGCGAGATCGTCTTCGACACCGAGAACAAGCCGGGCGTCTCCAACCTGCTGACGATCCTCTCCGCGCTGACCGAACAGCCGGTCGCCGAACTCGAAACCGCCTTCGAGGGCAAGGGCTACGGCGACCTGAAGAAGGGCGTCGCCGAGGCGTTCGTCGACTGGGTCACTCCGGTCCAGGAACGCGTCCAGTCCTACATGGACGACGTCGCCGAGCTCGACAAGGCGCTGGCCCTCGGAGCACAGCGGGCACGGGAAGTCGCGTCGGTGACTTTGCGGAACGTCTACGAGAACATCGGTTTCCTTCCCCCGGCAGGCTGATTCGCGCTGCGCGCCGCGGTGGGCGTGGTTAGCGTCAACAGGTGGCGAAAGATGACGGCGCGAAGCCGGACGAGGACAAGCTGCTACCGCGCTTGAGGCGGAAGTACGGCTGGCTCGATCACCTCATCCGGGCGAACGACGCCTTCACCGAGCGCTACGGCAACCACTATGCCGCGGCCATCACCTACTTCAGCGTGCTTTCGGTGATCCCGATCCTGATGGTCGCCTTCGCGGTCATCGGGCTCGTGGTCGCCGGCGATCAGACGGTGCTCAACCAGATCACCGACGGCATCAACAAATCGGTGCCCGACGGTCTGCGCGATCTGGTCGGCGGCATCGTCGGCGCGGCGCTGAAGTCCGGCGGCGGCATCGGGATCTTCGGTCTGGTGCTCGCGCTGTACTCCGGCGTCGGCTGGATGACGAACCTGCGTGACGCGCTGACCGCCCAATGGGGTCAGGAAAAGAAGCAGCTGCCGCTGGTTTCGACGACGATCAAGGATCTTCTGTCGCTGGTCGGGCTCGGTGTCGCGCTGGTGGTCTCGTTCGGTCTCACCGCGGCGGGCAGCGGCATCGGGCGGTTCCTGCTCGAACTGGTCGGCCTGCAGGACCAGGGTTGGGCCGTGTTCCTGCTGAAGGTCGCGACGATCCTGCTCGGTCTGCTCGCGAACACGCTGGTGTTCCTGTGGGTCATCGCGAGGCTTCCGCGCGAGCACGTCGCGCTGCGCAGCGCGGTCAAGGGCGCGATCTTCGCCGCCGTGGGGTTCATCGTGCTCCAGCAGGGCGCGACCCTCTACCTCGGCAGCGTCACGAAGTCACCGGCGTTCACCTTGTTCGGCCCGGTGATCGGCCTGCTGGTTTTCGCGAACCTGGTTTCGCGGTTCCTGCTGTTCGTCACCGCGTGGACGGCGACGGCGAAGGAGAACATGTCGACGGTCATCGAGCCGCCGGCCCCCGTGTCCATTCACCCGAGGGTGACCGTCCAGCAGGGGCCGGGGCTCGGTGCCGTCGGCGGGGCTTTCGCGACCGGAGCGCTTTTGGGCTGGCTCGGCCGCCGGAAGTCCTGACCGGCTACTGGCCGGGCTGCTGCGGAACCTGCTGGGCGACGGGCGCCGGCTCGGCCTGCGCTGCCTTGTTCTTGCGGACGAGGCCCGCGACGAGCAGGGCGATGCCGAGAACGCCGACGACGATGCCGAGCACCGGCTGGTAGTCCTCGGCCCACATCAGCAGGACGAACTGACGGTCGGTGTAGGTCAGCGCGACCGAGCCGAAACCGAGCAGGATGAACAGGAACGCGAGTCTCTGCATGGAGAAAACACCTCGGAAATGAGTACGTGAAATCGGGGACACCCATGGCCGTCCCCCGAACGGCTCGCAGGTGGAGACCGAAAGGTTAGCGGCCGGAGCCGTCGCTGTCCGCCGATTTCACGTTCCGGGCCGTTCAGTTCCCGGACAACGCCTTTTTGCGCTGGTGACCGATGACGAACGAAGCCACGATGATCAGGAAGACGACCAGGGTGATGATCCAGCCCGTCACTCCGAACGGGTCTTCCGCCGCGGCGGCGGCGCCGCTGTTCGACGTGCCGTCACCGTTCGGAGCGGGTTTGGCCACTTCCGGGTTCACGGCTTCCGCCGGTTTGTAGTCGATCCGCCCGACCGATTCGGCTTTGGCCTCGCGCAGCGCGATGCCGTAGTCGAGAAGTTTCGCGGCCTGTTCGGTGACCCGCGTCGGACGCTGCTCGGCGCGGAGCATCACGACCGCGACCCGGTGGCCGTTCTGGAGAGCGCCGCCGACGTAGGTGTGGCGCGAGTCGTCGGTGAAACCGGTCTTTCCGCCGAGGAATCCGGGATAAACGCCGAGGAGCTTGTTGTCGTTGTAGACCGTGATGACCGGCTTTCCCGCGGTGGGCGGGATTTCGAAGCTCTTGGTCTTGACCACCTTCGCGAATTCCGGCTGTTTCATCGCGTGGTGGAAGATCAGGCTCATGTCGTAGGCCGAGGTCGACATGCCGGGGCCGTCGAGCCCGGACGGCGTCGCGGCCCGCGTGTCCGTGGCACCGATGCGGAGCGCCAACGCGTTCATCTTCGCGAGGGTGGCGTCGACACCGCCGAGCACGGTGGAGAGCGCGTGCGCCGCGTCGTTGCCGGAATGCATCAGCAGCCCGTGCAGCAGTTGGTCCACTGTGTACTGACCGCCGGCGGCGATGCCGACACAGGTGCACTCCTGCTCGGCGTCCTCCTTGGTCGGGGTGATGACCTTGTTCGGCGGAAGTTCGGTGACCACGACCAGCCCGAGCAGGGTTTTGATCAGCGACGCCGGCCGCTGCCGGGCGTGCGGATCCTTCGCCGCGATGATGTCGCCGGTTTCGAGGTCCTGCAGCACCCAGGACGCGGCGGTGGATCCCTCGGGCGGGTTCAGCGCGCGCTTCGGGAGCACGAGCCCGCATTCGGCCATCCGGTCGCCACCCACCGGGACCGGCGGAACCGGCAACGGCTCCGGCACGACCTCGCCGGGGCGCGGCTTCTCGGAGGTGTCGATGGGCGCGGGAGGCGTCGTCTTGTTCGCGCACGGCTGCGCCTGGGCTGGTGGCTTCGGCGCGGCTGTGGCCACCGGCGTCACCGCGAGGGCGAGCACACCGGAAACGAGGACCATGAGCGACCGGGAGATAGCGCTGTGCACCCGAGCAATGTAGCGTCGCCGGGCCCGGTTCATACTCAGGGGCATGCGCATTTCGCGAGGTACTTCGATGTTCCTGCTGGGTTTCGGCGTGTGGTCGTGGATCATCTGGATCACGTTCGCCAAGAACCTCTGGGACAGCGACCGCGCCTGGGCCGCCGATGGCTCGCCCACCGCGTACTTCATCGTGCACGCGGTGTTGACGGTCGTCTCGTTCGTGCTCGGCACCATCATCGGTTTGA
Proteins encoded in this region:
- a CDS encoding SCO4848 family membrane protein — translated: MRISRGTSMFLLGFGVWSWIIWITFAKNLWDSDRAWAADGSPTAYFIVHAVLTVVSFVLGTIIGLIGLRTLRGAKSRDAEKADA
- a CDS encoding MarR family winged helix-turn-helix transcriptional regulator, with amino-acid sequence MNEERNADAIDAVVGAWRRERPELDLTAIGVAGRLGRAVLLTTPMVEAVFAKHGLKQGEFDVLAALRRSGKPYTLIPSELSATLMMSRAGMTSRIDRLESAGLVERALDPEDRRSFRVTLTERGFEVVDAAMTEHTANVAKLLSPLGEDLDVLDASLRRLLNSLE
- a CDS encoding D-alanyl-D-alanine carboxypeptidase family protein, with translation MHSAISRSLMVLVSGVLALAVTPVATAAPKPPAQAQPCANKTTPPAPIDTSEKPRPGEVVPEPLPVPPVPVGGDRMAECGLVLPKRALNPPEGSTAASWVLQDLETGDIIAAKDPHARQRPASLIKTLLGLVVVTELPPNKVITPTKEDAEQECTCVGIAAGGQYTVDQLLHGLLMHSGNDAAHALSTVLGGVDATLAKMNALALRIGATDTRAATPSGLDGPGMSTSAYDMSLIFHHAMKQPEFAKVVKTKSFEIPPTAGKPVITVYNDNKLLGVYPGFLGGKTGFTDDSRHTYVGGALQNGHRVAVVMLRAEQRPTRVTEQAAKLLDYGIALREAKAESVGRIDYKPAEAVNPEVAKPAPNGDGTSNSGAAAAAEDPFGVTGWIITLVVFLIIVASFVIGHQRKKALSGN
- the trpS gene encoding tryptophan--tRNA ligase, with amino-acid sequence MSDELKRPRVLSGIQPTADSFHLGNYLGALRQWVRLQDTHDTFYMVVDLHAITVEQDPKVLRDRTRRSAAQLLALGVDPARSALFVQSQVPEHAQLSWVLECQTGFGEASRMTQFKDKAAKQGTDRASVGLFTYPVLQAADILLYQANEVPVGEDQRQHLELTRNLAQRFNNRYGKTFTVPEPHIVKDTAKIYDLQEPTAKMSKSSSTGNGLIELLEDPKKSAKKVRSAVTDTGREIVFDTENKPGVSNLLTILSALTEQPVAELETAFEGKGYGDLKKGVAEAFVDWVTPVQERVQSYMDDVAELDKALALGAQRAREVASVTLRNVYENIGFLPPAG
- a CDS encoding HepT-like ribonuclease domain-containing protein yields the protein MRRDARAYLWDASRAAELLREFSEGEDFDSYRSNAMLRSAVERQFEIIGEALNQLSKLDSGLAAQVPDLGRIVAFRNILIHGYATVDDALVWQVLTERLPGLIDVLRRLQDA
- a CDS encoding cupin domain-containing protein; this encodes MTQRIETREPVLVRAGEAETVGAAPTLVTLLADVSTTGGVMSSARTQLGVGADGAAPHYHTGSSEMFFMLGGKLEVLVGEEIVTVSEGDMLVVPPLTTHAFRAAVDSSADVLIVFVPGVERFDYFRLLEKVGHGEATVQDLLDSQEKFDNHFTESPVWTESAKARQ
- a CDS encoding YhjD/YihY/BrkB family envelope integrity protein, encoding MAKDDGAKPDEDKLLPRLRRKYGWLDHLIRANDAFTERYGNHYAAAITYFSVLSVIPILMVAFAVIGLVVAGDQTVLNQITDGINKSVPDGLRDLVGGIVGAALKSGGGIGIFGLVLALYSGVGWMTNLRDALTAQWGQEKKQLPLVSTTIKDLLSLVGLGVALVVSFGLTAAGSGIGRFLLELVGLQDQGWAVFLLKVATILLGLLANTLVFLWVIARLPREHVALRSAVKGAIFAAVGFIVLQQGATLYLGSVTKSPAFTLFGPVIGLLVFANLVSRFLLFVTAWTATAKENMSTVIEPPAPVSIHPRVTVQQGPGLGAVGGAFATGALLGWLGRRKS
- a CDS encoding glycoside hydrolase family 19 protein; its protein translation is MSLRRILAAVAATFAATTVAVVVPAQSASAADCVAPWNASSVYWGGNTASHNGHNWSAKWWTQNETPGTAQVWADQGTCGGGGQHPSGFVVSEAQFNQMFPSRNSFYTYNGLVTALSAYPAFAGTGSDTVKKQEAAAFLANVSHETGGLVHVVEQNQANYPHYCDTSQSYGCPAGNAAYYGRGPIQLSWNFNYKAAGDALGLPLLTNPWLVQNDAAVAWKTGIWYWMTQNGPGTMTPHDAMVNSRGFGETIRSINGSLECNGGNPGQVQSRVSKYQQFTGILGVNPGGNLSC
- a CDS encoding S1 family peptidase, translated to MKARSLLMGLAIAAAAVFTLPGVATAAEPTGGVQPNIVGGGNATQVYSFMVSQQSSGGGHQCGGSLISSTWVVTAKHCGTPYQVRVGTTNRTSGGTVARVAQRIAHPSADLALLRLSTAVSQAPVTIADASGAVGTATRIIGWGQTCAPQGGCGAPVTLQQLDTSIVADNRCLGISGASEICTNNPGGNKGACYGDSGGPQVKQVNGVWQLVGATSRAGNNSSTCATGPSIYVDVPYFRSWIRTNSGV